A portion of the Edaphobacter lichenicola genome contains these proteins:
- a CDS encoding cytochrome P460 family protein: MLKRKVMLGVIGAMLGALLQGCTAGQHPSQGETSLANAAKDVTIPLEAGKMKNPLPETGEVVSQGQEVFLGSCAQCHGADARGDTNIGRNMAPPAMDLTSAHVQHWSDAELFWIIQNGVRLTGMPAWKSTISDNDTWKLTHYIHNLPNATSAPTAVPSQAQSVTSTQDKYALKIPNGLAFSEFRGYEGWPVIAISHNGGAVAAILGNPAMISAYKAGIPGNGKPFPDGAKMAKVHWVAKVDASEPGAPTVPGVQHDVDFMVKDSKRFADSGGWGYGVFEYDAASGNFRLGNLGDKPPQGNDAKCGFACHTAVKTKDYVFTAYGQR; the protein is encoded by the coding sequence ATGCTAAAACGCAAAGTGATGCTCGGCGTGATCGGTGCAATGCTAGGCGCTTTGCTTCAAGGTTGCACAGCGGGTCAGCATCCCTCCCAGGGGGAAACCAGCCTCGCCAATGCGGCTAAAGATGTCACCATTCCGTTGGAGGCAGGGAAGATGAAGAACCCGCTGCCTGAGACGGGTGAGGTCGTAAGCCAGGGCCAGGAAGTTTTTCTTGGTTCCTGCGCCCAATGCCACGGTGCGGATGCGCGGGGAGACACCAACATCGGGCGCAATATGGCCCCGCCTGCCATGGACCTGACCTCAGCCCACGTGCAGCACTGGAGCGACGCGGAACTATTCTGGATCATCCAGAACGGAGTTCGCCTCACTGGCATGCCAGCCTGGAAGTCGACCATCTCCGACAACGACACCTGGAAGCTTACGCATTACATTCACAACCTTCCCAACGCTACCTCCGCGCCCACAGCAGTCCCGTCCCAGGCACAATCCGTCACTTCCACGCAGGACAAGTACGCCCTCAAAATACCGAATGGCCTCGCGTTCTCTGAGTTCAGAGGATACGAAGGCTGGCCGGTGATCGCCATCAGCCATAACGGAGGTGCGGTCGCTGCGATCCTCGGAAATCCTGCGATGATCAGCGCCTATAAGGCGGGCATTCCCGGCAACGGCAAGCCCTTTCCAGATGGGGCGAAGATGGCGAAGGTCCATTGGGTCGCGAAGGTGGATGCGAGTGAACCCGGTGCGCCGACGGTGCCAGGTGTTCAGCATGACGTTGACTTCATGGTGAAGGACAGCAAGAGGTTCGCGGACAGCGGCGGATGGGGTTATGGCGTCTTCGAGTATGACGCCGCGTCCGGCAACTTCAGGCTCGGCAACTTAGGTGACAAGCCGCCGCAGGGGAACGACGCCAAGTGCGGGTTCGCGTGCCACACGGCAGTGAAGACAAAAGATTACGTTTTCACAGCCTACGGGCAAAGGTAA